The following coding sequences lie in one Micromonospora sp. R77 genomic window:
- a CDS encoding leucine zipper domain-containing protein yields the protein MPGQSTTVKRWDDRHREEGLAGMIDRSRGPHWSPRRTPAPSERKVLHLRVRRRKDPPCTAGRLGVATSTVTRDYAGQGGRAGTPMSPFHLA from the coding sequence GTGCCAGGTCAGTCCACCACGGTCAAGCGGTGGGATGACCGGCATCGCGAGGAGGGGCTGGCAGGAATGATCGACCGGTCGAGAGGTCCGCATTGGTCACCGCGCCGCACGCCGGCGCCGAGCGAGCGGAAGGTGCTGCACCTGCGGGTACGGCGGCGGAAGGACCCGCCCTGCACCGCCGGCCGACTCGGCGTGGCGACTTCGACGGTCACGCGTGACTACGCGGGGCAGGGTGGCCGGGCTGGCACACCAATGAGCCCATTTCATCTTGCGTAG
- a CDS encoding transposase family protein — protein MLSYPATIPLSSRTLNHLAERIRGHRKQRRSRWRRLEPGWQALLALAHLRNGDTYTRLAAGFEIGVATAWRYVQEAIALLSSVADGLATAMERIRRLAYAILDGTLIPIDRVADQRPYYSGKHKHHGVNVQVIADAAGRLVWASPALPGSVHDLTAARTHGIIEVLSRADVMTFADKGYQGVHGSVRTPFKRRRFRPKLSRRQKAVNRAHAKIRARGERAIATLKTWKILNKLRCCPRRATPIVQAILVLHHVEANRYAR, from the coding sequence ATGCTGTCCTACCCCGCCACGATTCCGTTGTCCAGCCGCACCCTGAACCACCTCGCCGAACGCATCCGCGGCCACCGCAAGCAGCGCCGATCCCGGTGGCGGCGCCTCGAACCCGGCTGGCAGGCGCTGCTCGCTCTCGCCCACCTGCGCAACGGCGACACCTACACCCGACTCGCGGCCGGCTTCGAGATTGGCGTCGCCACCGCCTGGCGCTACGTGCAGGAGGCGATAGCCCTGCTCAGCTCGGTAGCCGACGGTCTGGCCACCGCCATGGAACGGATCCGTCGACTGGCGTACGCGATCCTGGACGGCACCCTGATTCCGATCGACCGGGTCGCCGACCAGCGGCCTTACTACTCCGGGAAACACAAGCACCACGGCGTGAACGTGCAGGTCATCGCCGATGCCGCTGGCCGGCTCGTCTGGGCTTCGCCAGCGCTGCCCGGTTCGGTCCACGACCTGACCGCAGCCCGCACCCACGGCATCATCGAGGTGCTGAGCAGGGCAGACGTGATGACCTTCGCCGACAAGGGCTACCAGGGCGTCCACGGCAGCGTGCGCACGCCATTCAAGCGGCGCCGCTTCCGCCCGAAGCTGTCACGCCGGCAGAAGGCCGTCAACCGCGCCCACGCGAAGATCCGCGCCCGCGGCGAACGCGCCATCGCCACCCTCAAGACCTGGAAGATCCTCAACAAGCTGCGCTGCTGCCCACGACGAGCGACCCCGATCGTGCAGGCCATCCTCGTCCTGCACCACGTCGAAGCCAACCGCTACGCAAGATGA
- a CDS encoding helix-turn-helix domain-containing protein, with the protein MKSQTPVVDSTGVLRLGSRSTTISQAQVELLDPLIKHFKQVVYRQELEHRLARRATRPTRNSLDLHIMRLRRRVASVGLVIRTAWGRGYVLEPQPGTSDTRAAGWSTDGASDLERLRSSSSSIIALTDRSSSLRNPSELQDPLKGDQLI; encoded by the coding sequence ATGAAGAGTCAAACGCCGGTCGTGGACTCGACCGGAGTCTTGCGGCTCGGATCCCGGTCGACGACGATATCCCAGGCGCAGGTAGAACTGCTGGACCCCCTCATTAAGCATTTCAAGCAGGTCGTCTATCGGCAGGAGCTGGAGCACCGGCTCGCTAGGCGGGCGACAAGGCCAACAAGGAACTCTCTTGATCTGCATATCATGCGGCTACGACGCCGGGTCGCATCAGTCGGCTTGGTGATCCGAACGGCCTGGGGGCGAGGCTACGTGCTTGAGCCGCAGCCAGGCACGAGCGATACGCGGGCGGCAGGCTGGTCAACCGACGGGGCTTCGGATCTTGAACGGCTGCGGTCCTCGTCCTCATCGATCATCGCGCTCACGGATCGATCGTCGAGCTTACGGAACCCGTCTGAACTGCAAGATCCTCTGAAAGGAGATCAGTTAATCTAG
- a CDS encoding tryptophan 2,3-dioxygenase family protein, which produces MTALKYADYLRLETLFSLQEMRTPATDDRAVALAEQFFIITHQSCELWLKQVVADLDAVVQTLTPPCGPDDLELGVEFLLRTGEILRVLHHQLLALEKLPIRHFVEFRPRLDTASGVQSAQFRQLTGLLGDDRNPGSLYEAFTAAVGYHNLSVAEVCRLGVSARTLHRIVEALLEIGNGYWHWKVAHLALISKMVGNIEGTGGSSGIEFLLRRIIRPFPELRRLRGQLH; this is translated from the coding sequence TTGACCGCTCTGAAGTACGCCGATTACCTCCGGCTCGAGACGCTGTTTTCGTTGCAGGAGATGCGGACTCCGGCGACGGATGACAGGGCGGTAGCGCTGGCCGAGCAGTTCTTCATCATCACGCACCAGTCCTGTGAGCTGTGGCTGAAGCAGGTGGTGGCCGACCTGGACGCTGTCGTTCAGACGCTCACTCCTCCTTGCGGCCCCGACGACTTGGAGCTGGGCGTTGAGTTTCTGTTGCGCACGGGTGAGATCCTCCGTGTGCTGCATCACCAACTGCTCGCACTGGAGAAGCTGCCGATCCGCCACTTCGTCGAGTTCCGGCCGCGCCTAGACACAGCGAGCGGGGTCCAGTCCGCGCAGTTCCGACAGTTAACCGGACTGCTCGGCGACGACCGAAATCCCGGCAGTCTTTACGAGGCATTTACAGCGGCGGTTGGGTATCATAACCTCTCGGTTGCTGAGGTATGCCGCCTCGGAGTGAGTGCCAGGACACTACACCGCATCGTCGAAGCGCTACTGGAAATCGGAAATGGATATTGGCATTGGAAAGTTGCCCATCTGGCACTGATATCGAAGATGGTCGGAAACATCGAAGGTACCGGCGGCAGTAGCGGTATCGAGTTTCTGTTGCGCCGGATCATCCGACCCTTTCCAGAGTTGCGTCGACTGCGGGGCCAGTTGCACTAG
- a CDS encoding cytochrome P450 — protein MSRRTELDLTDPTTFVRNDPHDFWREVRRTRPVYWQDGNPGFWVVARHADVLACYADVTALSSAYGTVLETMLHGRDPAGGKMLAVTDRPRHRELRNLMQRAFSPRVLGAVERNVHRRAARLIETVVERGEFDFATEVAEHIPMNTICDLLSIPEADRPRLLQWNKLAVSVDAADADQIDSFEARSEIVGYFMEIAQHRRRVPGDDVISMIATAQVGDRQLTLEEVALNCYSLILGGDESSRVSAICAVKALAEHQGQWRALRSGGANVDTAVEEVLRWATPAMHFARTAIRDVEIGGQAVRGGDIVTMWNVSANNDEDVFGMPRRFDLTRWPNRHVSFGHGPHFCVGAFLGRAELRALLSAMTRSVTDIQLTGKPLPIYSSFLQGYSSLPVAFR, from the coding sequence ATGAGCAGGCGGACGGAGCTGGACCTAACCGACCCCACCACCTTTGTTCGAAACGACCCCCACGATTTTTGGCGCGAGGTGCGCCGGACCAGGCCTGTGTACTGGCAGGACGGCAATCCCGGGTTCTGGGTTGTCGCACGGCACGCCGACGTGCTCGCCTGCTATGCCGATGTGACGGCGTTGAGCTCGGCGTATGGGACCGTGCTGGAGACCATGCTGCATGGCAGGGATCCTGCTGGCGGGAAGATGCTCGCGGTCACCGACCGGCCCCGGCACCGCGAGCTACGCAATCTGATGCAGCGAGCATTCTCGCCGCGCGTCCTCGGCGCGGTCGAGCGCAACGTGCATCGGCGGGCGGCCCGACTCATCGAGACAGTGGTCGAGCGGGGCGAGTTCGACTTCGCCACGGAGGTTGCGGAACACATCCCGATGAACACTATCTGCGATCTGCTCTCGATTCCCGAAGCAGACCGCCCACGACTGCTGCAGTGGAACAAGCTGGCGGTGTCCGTAGACGCCGCCGATGCCGACCAGATCGACTCCTTTGAGGCGCGCAGCGAGATCGTCGGCTACTTCATGGAGATTGCCCAGCACCGTCGGCGTGTGCCGGGCGACGACGTCATCAGCATGATCGCTACTGCCCAGGTCGGGGACCGACAGCTCACCTTGGAAGAGGTGGCGCTCAACTGTTACAGCCTGATTCTCGGCGGCGACGAGTCGTCCCGGGTGTCGGCAATTTGCGCGGTGAAGGCGCTCGCCGAGCACCAAGGGCAGTGGCGCGCTCTGCGTAGCGGCGGAGCGAACGTCGACACGGCCGTTGAGGAGGTGCTCCGGTGGGCGACTCCCGCGATGCACTTCGCCCGCACGGCGATTCGAGATGTAGAAATCGGCGGCCAGGCGGTGCGCGGGGGGGACATCGTGACGATGTGGAACGTCTCGGCCAACAACGACGAGGACGTCTTCGGCATGCCCCGGCGTTTCGACCTAACCCGTTGGCCCAACAGACACGTGTCGTTTGGGCACGGCCCGCACTTCTGCGTCGGAGCGTTCCTTGGCCGGGCGGAGCTACGGGCCCTGCTGAGCGCGATGACACGGTCAGTTACCGACATCCAGCTCACCGGTAAGCCCTTGCCGATCTATTCGAGTTTCCTGCAGGGTTACAGCAGCCTGCCGGTCGCCTTCCGCTGA
- a CDS encoding non-ribosomal peptide synthetase, translated as METVPDLFESISVRHGALSAVIDNEGALRYEELNARANRLARRLIASGVRPDSVVAVAVPKSNDLIIAIMAVLKAGGAYLPLDPAYPVERLSFMLSDARPALLVRTSSVAVLEAGLPEIVLDQPDVLQACALLPDHNIVQHERRAPLRPEHLMYVIYTSGSTGSPKGVAVPHSGVSDMVATQAAVLGAGPGDRVLQWASMSFDAAFWDVSLALLSGATLVMAAAEDLLPGEPLRDTLLKYDVTHAVLPPVALSETDADDVLVGGTVMSTGDSCTPTLVRKWAHGRRMYNGYGPTEVTVGATIGGPIRHAEAVAIGAPWIGNEIYVLDEQLRSVASGTEGELYISGSGLARGYLNRSAATATKFVADPFGPPGSRMYRTGDRGYAAPNGEFHFAGRVDGQVKLRGFRVELGEIENRLVSHPAVDMAVAVVRGDMADAHIVGYVTASAPVTSVELRTHVGQALPAHMVPTKIIVLDRFPTQANGKIDRSALPAPEARSSDPQRQDKMESGDSSVAIICKLVRDILAVPQAHPTDNFFELGGHSIQVTRLAGHIREELNIRLPIRTVLESATLGELATAVDRLRAGVA; from the coding sequence TTGGAGACGGTCCCTGACCTGTTCGAGTCGATCTCTGTCCGGCACGGCGCGCTGTCTGCGGTCATTGACAACGAAGGCGCTCTTCGATACGAGGAACTCAACGCGAGGGCCAATCGGCTGGCTCGGAGACTCATAGCGAGCGGTGTGCGTCCGGATTCAGTCGTCGCTGTCGCGGTGCCGAAGTCCAACGACTTGATCATCGCGATCATGGCGGTGCTCAAGGCAGGCGGTGCCTACCTGCCGCTTGACCCGGCCTATCCGGTGGAGCGCCTGTCGTTCATGCTTTCCGACGCGCGGCCAGCCCTGCTGGTGCGCACCTCTTCGGTGGCGGTGCTAGAGGCCGGGCTGCCGGAGATCGTGCTCGACCAGCCGGACGTCCTCCAGGCCTGTGCCCTGTTGCCGGATCACAACATCGTCCAGCACGAGCGTCGCGCACCGCTGCGCCCGGAGCACCTGATGTACGTGATCTATACGTCGGGCTCGACCGGCTCACCGAAGGGCGTGGCCGTGCCGCACAGCGGCGTGAGCGACATGGTGGCCACGCAGGCCGCTGTATTGGGTGCCGGGCCCGGTGACCGGGTGCTCCAGTGGGCGTCGATGAGCTTCGACGCGGCGTTCTGGGACGTGAGCCTCGCATTGCTATCAGGTGCGACGCTCGTTATGGCGGCCGCCGAAGACCTGCTGCCGGGCGAACCGTTACGGGACACTCTGCTTAAGTACGACGTTACCCATGCCGTGCTGCCGCCGGTCGCGTTGAGCGAAACCGACGCAGACGACGTCCTTGTAGGCGGCACTGTCATGTCCACGGGGGACAGCTGTACGCCGACCCTGGTGCGGAAGTGGGCTCACGGCCGGCGGATGTACAACGGCTACGGCCCCACCGAGGTCACCGTAGGCGCCACGATCGGCGGACCGATCCGGCACGCCGAAGCTGTGGCCATCGGCGCGCCGTGGATCGGAAATGAAATCTACGTGCTCGACGAGCAGCTGCGGTCAGTGGCGTCGGGGACAGAGGGCGAGCTGTACATCTCGGGCAGCGGTCTTGCCCGCGGCTATCTGAACCGATCCGCAGCGACCGCGACCAAGTTCGTGGCGGACCCCTTCGGGCCACCCGGCAGCCGGATGTATCGAACAGGTGACCGCGGCTATGCAGCACCCAACGGCGAGTTTCATTTCGCCGGCCGAGTGGACGGCCAGGTAAAGCTACGCGGCTTCCGGGTCGAGCTGGGAGAGATCGAGAACCGGCTGGTCTCCCATCCCGCGGTGGATATGGCTGTCGCAGTGGTCCGTGGTGACATGGCCGACGCGCACATCGTTGGCTACGTCACCGCCAGCGCTCCGGTTACGTCGGTTGAGCTGCGCACTCACGTTGGGCAGGCACTCCCCGCTCACATGGTGCCAACGAAGATCATTGTGTTGGACCGGTTCCCGACCCAGGCGAACGGGAAGATCGATCGGAGCGCCCTGCCCGCACCAGAGGCGCGGTCCAGCGATCCGCAGCGGCAGGACAAGATGGAGTCGGGTGACTCCTCCGTGGCGATCATCTGCAAACTGGTACGGGACATCCTCGCCGTCCCGCAAGCCCACCCCACAGACAACTTCTTCGAGCTAGGCGGACACTCGATCCAGGTAACCAGACTTGCCGGGCACATCCGCGAGGAACTTAACATCCGGCTGCCGATCCGGACCGTCCTGGAGTCGGCCACGCTCGGTGAGCTTGCCACGGCGGTGGACCGTCTCCGTGCCGGCGTAGCGTGA
- a CDS encoding site-specific integrase, with product MSGVAGKAELEAARLLLSRMGISPADLLAVASDRPPAPTFAEYVPVVAAAVSAGTRRAYGSYWKRVVEQWGRRRIDEPTPSEIERLAEYVKTHVVARRNARGGRSAAEHLIASLRCLYRRAVADGLLSEAENPALKVAKPRRLPSTRRALADVRLAEINEVAASTGDDPALDSLLLRLHTETACRRGGALALRPVDLDSDQCLILLREKGETVRWQPVSPTLMRYLQRHAEQRHATETGPVFRYRSGQPITYRRYDHLWVRIGEHLPWVHAQQISTHWLRHTTLTWVERNFGYAIARAYAGHSAGGGDAGTTATYVRATVHEVAAALAALTGEPHPLA from the coding sequence GTGAGCGGCGTGGCGGGCAAGGCCGAACTGGAGGCCGCTCGGTTGTTGCTGTCGCGCATGGGCATCTCTCCAGCGGACCTGTTGGCAGTGGCGTCGGACCGTCCGCCGGCTCCGACGTTCGCGGAGTACGTCCCGGTGGTTGCCGCTGCGGTGAGTGCTGGGACGCGGCGGGCGTACGGGTCGTACTGGAAGCGCGTGGTCGAGCAGTGGGGCCGGCGGCGTATCGATGAGCCGACACCATCGGAGATCGAGCGGCTGGCGGAGTACGTCAAGACGCATGTGGTGGCCCGGCGGAATGCGCGGGGCGGGCGCAGCGCGGCGGAGCATCTGATCGCGTCGTTGCGATGCCTGTACCGGCGGGCGGTCGCCGACGGCCTCCTGTCTGAGGCGGAGAACCCGGCGTTGAAGGTGGCGAAGCCGCGGCGGTTGCCGAGCACCCGGCGGGCGTTGGCGGATGTGCGTTTGGCGGAGATCAACGAGGTGGCGGCGTCCACGGGTGACGATCCGGCGTTGGACAGTCTGCTGCTGCGGTTGCACACCGAGACGGCGTGCCGTCGGGGTGGGGCTCTCGCTTTGCGGCCGGTCGACCTGGATTCGGATCAGTGTCTGATCCTGCTGCGGGAGAAGGGTGAGACGGTGCGGTGGCAGCCGGTGTCGCCGACGCTCATGCGATATCTGCAGCGGCACGCCGAGCAGCGGCATGCGACCGAGACGGGGCCGGTGTTCCGGTACCGCAGCGGCCAGCCGATCACGTACCGGCGCTACGACCACCTGTGGGTGCGCATCGGTGAACACCTGCCCTGGGTGCACGCGCAGCAGATCAGCACCCACTGGCTACGGCACACCACGCTGACGTGGGTGGAGCGCAACTTCGGGTACGCCATCGCCCGCGCCTACGCCGGTCACTCCGCCGGCGGGGGAGATGCCGGAACCACCGCCACCTACGTACGCGCAACCGTCCACGAGGTTGCTGCGGCGTTGGCGGCACTCACCGGTGAGCCACACCCACTGGCATAA